AATTTGAAACAATTTCCTTTTGAGGATAGAATGACAATCGACCAACAAAACCAATTGTCCAAACTGGTACAACAAGCCTTGGAACAGCTTCAAATGGGAGAGAATAAATTCCGATATCTAAAACTTTCGGATATGAGTGAAAAGGAAATTTATTCTTTGCTGGAAAAACATCTAATTAGCCTGGATTTAAGTCGAAATACGAAAACAGGTTTTGTAGCAATCTCAGAGGATGACAGTATTAGCATTATGGTCAATGAAGAAGACCATATCCGGATTCAAGTACTTTCTACTGGTTTTGACCTAGAACATACGCTAGACCTTGCCAATAAAATTGATGATTATTTTGACCATGAACTGGATTACGCTTTTGATCCAAAGTTAGGATTTTTAACCGCTTGCCCAACTAATTTGGGGACAGGGATGCGTGCATCTGTCATGATTCATCTTCCAGCACTAAAACAGTTTAATGCCATCCAACAATTATCTAATAATCTTGGAAAGCTTGGTATGACCATCCGTGGAAGCTTTGGCGAAGGGACTAACGTTCAAGGGGACATGTATACCATTTCCAATCAGGTTACACTGGGAATTTCGGAACAGAATGCAATTCAAAATTTGGAAAATATTGCTAAACAGATTATAGAAAAAGAACAGAATGCCCGTAACCAGTTAAAGGATAACGATGGATTTTTGGATGCTATCTGGAGAAGTTACGCAATTTTAAAATATGCCAAATTAATTTCTGGTGAAGAATGCAGTCAGTTATTATCCTCCGTCCGTTTAGGTGTTTCCATGGGAATTTTAACGGATATTTCTCTAGAACAAATCAATGAGATTACTGCTTACTATATGCCATCATCTTTGTGCTTGTACTATAAAAAGGATTTAGATGCCCATCAAAGAGACGCTGCCCGTGCCCAAATGGTACAACAGATTCTTACCAAATAGATGATACCGTTAATATAAATAGATCACCAAAAAATAAAGGAGGTCATTATTATGTATGTATTTAATGGATTTACCGAAAAAGCAAATAAGGCATTAAATGATGCCATCTCTATTTCAGGAAAATTAGGCCATACCTGTGTAGGTACAGAACACCTGCTGTACGGTTTGGCTTGCGGAGATAGCGTTGCCGCCACCCTTCTTCATGAAAAGGGGATTACAGAGGATTCTGTTCAACAAAAATTAACCGAAGCTATTGGAAAAGGAATTTCTAGTCAGATGACGCCAAATGACTTTACCCCAAGAGTAAAACGGATTTTGGAACGTTCTATCCGAGAAGCTAGACAGTTGGGCCATAGTTATGTGGGGACAGAACATATCTTGATTGCTCTGTTGAATGAGCAGGATAGTTATGGTGTCCTGTTTATGCAGGAAATGGGTGCTAATCCTTCCGAACTATATAACCAGTGTGTTGAGGAAATTTCCAATGGGCCAATCAATGCAGAGGGTGGAAACCCCTACCAACAGGGTGGTGCTTCTTCTAGTAATGGAAAATCTTCTGGCGTGTTGGATAAATATGGCCATGATTTAACAAAAATGGCTAAGGATGGAGAAATTGACCCAGTAATTGGACGTCAGGAAGAAATTGAACGTGTTATCCAGATTTTATCCAGACGTACCAAAAATAATCCTTGTTTAATTGGGGAACCTGGCGTTGGTAAAACAGCAATTGCAGAAGGTCTCGCTCAAAAAATTGTTTTAGGGGAAGTACCAGAAATCTTGAAAGATAAACGTGTTGTTTCCCTGGATTTAACTGCTATGTTGGCAGGCGCGAAATACCGTGGTGATTTTGAGGAACGTATTAAAGGCGCTCTGGACGAAGTGGCAAAATCCAAAAACACCATTTTGTTCATTGATGAATTGCATACCATTGTAGGGGCTGGTGCGGCAGAAGGCGCTGTAGATGCTGCAAATATCCTGAAGCCACAATTGGCGAGAGGGGAACTACAAGTAATTGGTGCCACTACCATTGATGAATACCACAAATACATCGAAAAAGATGCTGCTTTGGAACGTCGTTTCCAACCAGTTACTGTATCAGAGCCTTCCCAAGAAGATGCCGTTAAAATTTTGATGGGGCTGCGGGATAAATATGAAGCCCACCATAAAGTAAAAATCACAGATGAAGCTATTAAAGCTGCTGTGCAGATGTCATCTCGTTATATCACCGACCGTTTCTTGCCTGACAAGGCAATTGATTTAATTGATGAAGCAGCATCAAGAGTAAGGTTAAAAGCCTTTACAGCTCCAAACAATGTAAAAGACCTGGAAAATGAAATTAAACGGATAAAAGAAGAGATGTCCGCAGCGGTAAACACCCAGGATTTTGAAACTGCAGCGAAACTCCGTGACCAAGAAAAAGAGCTGAAAAACAAGCTGGAAACAGAAAAATCTCAGTGGCAGGAAAAGAATGCTCGTGTTACTGGCGAGGTAGGTCAGGA
This is a stretch of genomic DNA from Clostridium facile. It encodes these proteins:
- a CDS encoding protein arginine kinase gives rise to the protein MTALKQWYFKNGTQSNLIPSTRIRLARNLKQFPFEDRMTIDQQNQLSKLVQQALEQLQMGENKFRYLKLSDMSEKEIYSLLEKHLISLDLSRNTKTGFVAISEDDSISIMVNEEDHIRIQVLSTGFDLEHTLDLANKIDDYFDHELDYAFDPKLGFLTACPTNLGTGMRASVMIHLPALKQFNAIQQLSNNLGKLGMTIRGSFGEGTNVQGDMYTISNQVTLGISEQNAIQNLENIAKQIIEKEQNARNQLKDNDGFLDAIWRSYAILKYAKLISGEECSQLLSSVRLGVSMGILTDISLEQINEITAYYMPSSLCLYYKKDLDAHQRDAARAQMVQQILTK
- a CDS encoding ATP-dependent Clp protease ATP-binding subunit, whose amino-acid sequence is MYVFNGFTEKANKALNDAISISGKLGHTCVGTEHLLYGLACGDSVAATLLHEKGITEDSVQQKLTEAIGKGISSQMTPNDFTPRVKRILERSIREARQLGHSYVGTEHILIALLNEQDSYGVLFMQEMGANPSELYNQCVEEISNGPINAEGGNPYQQGGASSSNGKSSGVLDKYGHDLTKMAKDGEIDPVIGRQEEIERVIQILSRRTKNNPCLIGEPGVGKTAIAEGLAQKIVLGEVPEILKDKRVVSLDLTAMLAGAKYRGDFEERIKGALDEVAKSKNTILFIDELHTIVGAGAAEGAVDAANILKPQLARGELQVIGATTIDEYHKYIEKDAALERRFQPVTVSEPSQEDAVKILMGLRDKYEAHHKVKITDEAIKAAVQMSSRYITDRFLPDKAIDLIDEAASRVRLKAFTAPNNVKDLENEIKRIKEEMSAAVNTQDFETAAKLRDQEKELKNKLETEKSQWQEKNARVTGEVGQEEIAEIVASWTGIPVKQLNQTESERLLHMEDILHKRVIGQDEAVTAVAKAIRRGRVGLKDPKRPIGSFIFLGPTGVGKTELCKALAESLFGDENAMIRLDMSEYMEKHSVSRMVGSPPGYVGFDEGGQLTDSIRRHPYSVVLFDEIEKAHPDVFNLLLQILEDGILTDSQGRRVDFRNAVIIMTSNIGARFITEHKNLGFAAASNDANALLQDDKKIKNEVLSELKRHFRPEFLNRVDDIIVFHKLNDQNIEKIAGKMLDSLVKRVNSLEISMTYTEDAVKAIAKKGFDPVYGARPLRRAITSEIEDLLSEQMLEGKMKAGDTIQLIYKNDAFDFLVNPKTEENPTSENTVDPQS